A region from the Phycodurus eques isolate BA_2022a chromosome 12, UOR_Pequ_1.1, whole genome shotgun sequence genome encodes:
- the gcgb gene encoding glucagon b codes for MEHTHSLAGLLLLIIIQSSWQVPNHDTNSMLLSDDSVSSEPLELSNMKRHSEGTFSNDYSKYLETRRAQDFVQWLKNSKRNGSVIRRHADGTYTSDMSSYLQDQAAKEFVSWLKGRRQ; via the exons AtggaacacacacactctctggCTGGACTCCtgctcctcatcatcatccaaAGCAGCTGGCAGGTGCCTAACCACGACACGAACTCAAT GCTTTTAAGTGACGACTCCGTTTCGAGTGAACCTCTCGAGCTGTCGAACATGAAAAGACATTCAGAGGGAACGTTTTCCAACGACTACAGCAAATACTTGGAAACGAGAAGAGCTCAAGACTTTGTCCAGTGGCTCAAGAACTCGAAAAGAAACGG AAGTGTAATTCGGCGCCACGCAGACGGCACCTACACCAGCGACATGAGCTCCTACCTGCAGGACCAGGCAGCCAAGGAGTTTGTGAGCTGGCTCAAAGGCAGACGACAGTAG